The genomic DNA ATGTGACAAACACTTTTATGTATCTTATTCCAGGTAAAAGTTCCCCTATATGGGTGTGATTGTTATGCTTATGCTCTATTGGCTTGGGATTTTGTTGATCTTGTTATAGAGTCCGGGCTTAAAGTGAGACTTTTGTTCTCAACAATTCTCTTTGGTATTCAATCATGTAGGGTAGTCACTTCATTTGAAATTTTTCATTCACAACCCTGTACTTACCGGCGACATTTTTTCCTTTTCAAGAGTCTAAATTGTCATATACAATTtcaatcaatcaaacaagttATTTGATGGCTGGGGTTAATGGAATTTACTTTTACAAGTTTGTGCAGACATGAGTGCAACACACCATCCCCTGTCAATGTGTGAACAAGTCACTGTTATATCTCGagtcataatttttttttgcttgtACTCTTGTGGGTTTGATCAAAGTGAACGGCTAATCCTTAAACCATAAGTTTTGTCTTGCCCTTTCTTTTGGACAGTAAAAATTTTCCATGTAAAttgataaaatttaagttttctgAACTAGCAAAGAACGAAGTGCTTTTGTTAAACATACTTCAAGCGGTATGAATGCCATGTATACTCCAATATTTCTCTTGTAAAAGAATGTTGAAAAATATTGTAATACAAACTACTATTATGAGCAATACATCTCCAGTGTTGTCTGCTCATTTATTTTCTCAATGCTCAGCACTACGACGTCCTCTCATTGGTACCTGTAATAGAAGACGCTGGAGGATCAATAACTAATTGGAAAGGGCTTGACGTTCAATGGGATGCCACTCTCATTTCACATCCAGCAAGTATGACTTATTTATTTTCCACAATTTAATTTAGTCTCATGTCATAAAGGGCATGTTTTGTTCTCTGCGGAAGTTAACTCCTTTGATTTGTTCCATCCATACTCTGTCCATGCAATTTGAAGTGCTTAACTGTAGCCCACTACTAGTCTTTTGGAAACTCAATTATCCACTTGTCAATTTGAACTTCTCATAGTCTAATGGTTTACGAACATTAACTTTGATATGGAGCAGGATAGTGGCTTTAGTTGCAAATTTTACAGCTTTATGATTTTTGTACCTTGTAAGTTAAGCCCTAAGCGGCATGGTGGTGCATACCTTATTTCAGGTTTTAATGTCATCGTGGCAGGGGACTCCAATATCCACAAGCAAGCTTTGGATGAATATTACAGTGGAAGTAAACTCGACAGATAGATATTATAATGGTTGATTAGCACTTGAAAGAGTGAAGGATGACATGATTTAGCTAATATTTGGTCAATGTTGGGAATCATTCCCCAGTTGTGATGAGTATGGTTTCATCACAAGACCCAAATTCTGGTTCCATATATTTATTTATAGATGCTTCATGTGTTGTGCTCAACCATATCActtctaatgtaatttttaatGGATTCATTTGTAGATGTTCCATGTGTTCTGCTCAACCATGTCAATCCGAGTGCTATTTTGAATGCATTATCTCATATGTATTTCACTTTATCGCATTTATAGAGTAATTCTAGCTAATTCAACTAACAGATCTTTAATGTTTATAGCTATTATTTGGTGGTATTGCGGATGTACTGCAGCCCTTTTTACAACACCCTTTGATGTGATCAAGACTAAATTGTAGACACAAGTGAGTTTTTAATTGTGTATGTTTTTTTAATGGATGGTCTAGATACGTATACATTGAGCATGGACAAACTTCTATCACAATGTTGCCCATTCAATGTAATTTCTCTTTTTAACTAGGTTCCTGGTTCTTGGGGAAATACAATGGAGTTTTCCATGCACTGCAAGAGATTACTCTTCCAAGGCATAATCTGACCATgactactttattttttttttgacaccAATGATTCTCGAGTAGAAGAATAAGTGACAATAGGAGTCATAACTGAACTTACCACTATTGAGAGTATGGAGAATCATCTACTGGGGATCAAGATGCAAATGGAACGGTTATGGTTGAGCAATGTGTCCAAGTTATTTGTGGTTGTAAAAATGGACCGGGAATTAAAGTAAGCGTCACCAAGGAATGATTCTCTTGCAATGCACAGCTCACTGGCTAAGTTTTGCCAAAAACTTTAAAGTAAAATTAGATTTTGGCACTAGTGTGTGAGcttacattttaaaaaaaaaatagttgataGGAATATCCTAGGAACTAATGACTGAAGAAAAGCATAAATTGAACTGAACAAGTTTTCCGGACTACGCGACCATTACTAACTTTTAAGTTATTTACTACCATTGTTCGTTCACCTTATCAATTGGGGAATGATTCCCAACAGACATCCGTGGAACTGTGATCAAATATTGGCTAAATCATGTCATCCTTcagtcgagccgaactcgagccgaCTTAAGTTCGAGCTTTGCTCGACTGTATTGGCTTGACTCGAGTTTGAGCTCACTTGAACCTTTAGAGTTAAGCTCGAGCTTGATATTTAATTATAGGTTTGAACTCGAACtcaattttttgtttaatttttttaattattttttaataaataaattaatatattatatattataaaatatttatattattattggtTCATTTGAGTAGATAAGTTGAGTCTGTAATAATAGGCTCGAGTTTGGCTCGATTTCTAATCGAGCTGGGCTCAAACTCGATTAACTTTGAACTCGAGTTGAATTTTAATTGAGCCACTCATGAGCGACTTGTCATTTGCACCCCTATGCCCTATGACTCGTTTAGTAAATTGATTTCAATGAATTAAACTTAATGAAATGGATTAAAATctattcaataaaactaatcaagttgaaaaaaaattaataggaTTAAGAATCATTTAAATAATTAAGTAATGATACAgtttgttaattaattaattcatcaattaatttattttactctttaatattataattatttattttactttatctGATTAATTAATAGTATAAAAATcactataatttaattatttgtaATAATTAGGGATAAATCACAGAGGGTTTAAGACCTattagaataatcatctatacagtacttatagaattttcaaaaaatatctcTAAGGTGTAACATAGTTCGAGACGCATGATTTTGTAGCTGAGAGGTCCAGATCCAAAgggacatgatattttatttccaAGAATAGTACTATCcccttgatattttattttaaagaatagTATTATTATGGtgtttgattttcaaaaatcaacatcGTTTTAGTCTGGCATAAATTCTAAAATCAGTACTATTGTAGTGTTTGCTTTTTTTAAATCAACACTATACtgttgtttatttttaaaatgcagTAACGTAATAGTGTTGTGTTTTAAATCCAATACCACAATGGTCGTTAGATGgggtaaaataaaaatcaaaagtgCCCTTTAAAAAATACGAAgttaagtgtttttttttaagtaagttttGCAACTTTAAGTGTGATCAATTGTTGCTAAATAGAagtataataatataaattatttaaataaaaatcaagtaaattttagaaattttaatttacaaaacTAATTATTTGtcataaatctatatatattTACAAAACTAAGTAATTTTGTAATTTTAAGTGTCATCTTAAGTCTTTTCAAGAGGATCTCACATACTCTGAGAAGAATATAAATTAGGGAGGACATTCATCTTACCTCAGAGCCGGACCTAGGCTAATCTCATGAAGTCATTGTTgtaggctatatatatatatatatatatatatataaagctcaaactcaaattaaaaaaataaataaaaggtcaaaaaaaaacacacaccaAGGGCGGATGCACATGATCCTCCCTAGTTAATGCCTACAACATATGTTATGTCTCGATTGGAAAAGAATTCTTTGATCTATTATAGCTATTTTCTATGTTAGTAAAATAATACCCCTGGGCACATCCTAATTTTATGATTGCTCTAGTTGCTACTAAAACCTTGATCCATATAATGACTTTATTATAGCACTACATGCATTAATATGTAGAATTTTCACATGCTCACCTGAAGCATCGAGACAGAGTTGAGTAAGCATAAGCTACCTTGCCTTATTCATCCTGTCCAACTCATTTTATTTCCAATGCTTTTATTTTCACTCAATAGCTCTGAGTAAGCATAAACTTCAAATTCGAGTTCAAATTTGTGTGCAAGCTAAGTTCCAGTTCGAGTTGGCGTCCAAGCACTTGTTATGATGACCCACTCAAAAATCTCAACAAGACGTTGCTAGCTTTTAGAGCCTGTATTTGGCAGGACTTCTGCTTGCTCCCTTCAGCATGTGATATGTCGGTTTCAATGGAGCGCACTGCTTTGGAAGTGGCATAACAGTTCACGAACTCTTGTACTAATTAACATGCATGAGAGTGCCAGCCAAGCTTAAAAGTTATAAATAATTAAACCCATTGACCATAAACTCCATTATTCTAAGTGTTTCAGGTTACTTCTAACCGACAATCCAATCCCGAGATGTTTTTATGATCATGTCCCCATCCACCCATCCCCCAATCAGAAAGCGCCTCACCGGCGGCGAACCGATCACATGATCAAAGTGGTCTCGCTCGTGCCTTAAAATACTTTGTCATCCCTCCTCGTTGTATTGATGTATTATTTGAtgtaaatatgatatatttaaattttattattatatataataattaattgattttttgtTCCTTATTGACCCCTCGAAATCTCGTCCTAGCTCCGTACAAACAAAAACTCATATAGATTTAAGTTATATTTAGGGCTTTACGTTTTCTTAATCTCTTCTATCTAACTATAAGAAAGAGCGATTGTGGGAGACGGCAATGCCCGACGACAAAAACAAAGACAAAGGTGATCAAtgattttaattctaaattttctcTTATATACTAATTTCAAAACTCTTCGATTTGTCTAGTTGAATTAATATTACACATATGTTATGTTATTGGAAATATCTCAAATAAATCTtactcaaattaaaaattaaaaaaaaatgaataaatcttgaaagaatattttaatatttcttttaagaACTTGATTTTTTTAAGATGTAATATTATCTTGATTGTTGGTTATtttatatctaaattaaaatATAGTGACAAAATGACGAATCACATGAATTAAAATGATtattcaattatatatatatatatatatatatatatatatatatatagtattgatATCCTGCGCGACACGTATAGTATGTGATTGTGCACGACTGTACGCGTCGCGTAGGATATcaacttttttttaatttttgaattaaaaaaataattaaaatattttttaaaaattttattttactttccaaTTGGGTTATATTttgtaagttattttttttttaaagattttatctttagggtttagattttccaattaggttatagtatttagtaaaaaaaattaaaaatgaaataaatttaattatttatggagtattgtaatgtgtttagaaGATATATTCATGGATTAAGGAtttatatataaggaaatgttgatttttttaaatttaaaatctaaataatatatatatatgttattatttgttattattatttttttaaattttgaattaaaaaaattaattaaaatattttttaagattttattttagggtTTATGCATCttaattgggttataatttttaagttaattatttttaagattttacctttAGAGTTCAGGTATCCTAATTGGATTATAATGttgtagaaagaaaaataaaaaataaaataaatttaaatatttatggaatattataatatgtttaggggatatatttatatattaaggatttatatatagaaatattaattttttaattcaaattataaaaaataaaataaaaaatatctgaTATGCTGTGCGGGCAGTAATGTACTGTGCGgtgcgtatatatatatataattttaggcaattataaatttataatcacACTAACATTTtataaattctattttttttaggtATTGCTTAGAAAATAGCCAGATGTGTTATAGTTAAGTAACTGTGGATAATCTTTTAGTTATGATTTAAATACATCACTTATACTTTGAATATTATATgttatttaatttatatgttttattttatattttttaggtttaattaaaaacattattattaattttaaaggacccgtttttaaaatttcattcaaacacaaaaaaaaaaaaaaaaaaaatcacagttACAACCATCTTTCTTTTATACCGAAAAGATTTAACACCTAATCAAAAGAATTACTTTCACCTAATCTATGGCATCTAACATCCGATATTAACTGCGCCATCCATGCAACACTTAAATCTATGCACAGTTGAAGATAAACCCTTAATAGTCTACAACAAAAATTGTTCCGAATCAAACAATCAGCATCCATGCCTTGTATTTATTACgtattatggtatatcaaaaTTCGAATTTCAATAGAATGAATATTCTAATGTTATATCTGGGAAGTGTATAAATCATACTACGGAggtagaaaaaattatttaaatttcaatatATTACATATACCTtataaaatatatcaaaatatttgaTATGGtacaatttatataaaaaattttaatatactaTTTTGATATCAAAATTTAACTTTATACCATATGAAATttgtatcatactaatttttgatACACGAAAAATTCAATAtgaatttttattatataaatttttttaatagggtatacaatttagaattttaaataaattataattaaaatatcaatttaaaataattttttaatatgtattttatctttaaaaaaatatcaaaacatatttttatcaaaattactaAATTACCTCTATGTTGGAAACATTTGaccaaattaaatcaattttaaatcaatttaattaattataattaatatttaaacaattttaatcaataataaaataattttaactataattacttaataattttaatatattagaGCAgctctaattaaaattattataataatattaaaatataccgTGCCCTTtcaatagatttttttaaaataaaatgtaaTGAAAATAGAGAGAAAATAGCTCTTTTATTTTCTATTGGAGGGGAAAAAAATTAATATCATTCCAGGGTCACACGGCAAAATATCACGAAAGTCATTTTACCTAGAAAGCTCTTTTATTAGTGTAACACATAGCCGATACAAAGTTTGGTGTAAAATTATTGAAAGATATTGGACCACACATTATATATTTTCCATCGTCTCTAACAATTAATAAATAAGATGTTACTTCAGTCACTATCTAAAATACCAAGATAACCCTTAGTTAGAACTGATCCGataaaatatatcaaattttatATACGATATTATTTATTGtatcaaaaattttgataaaaaaaaattgtaccaaTAATTTATCGAAATTTCGATATAGTATACATTACATATCGATCATACCGAAGATTTTATTATACTAAAAATTCTATTatactaaaaattttaatataaaatattgataaaattgcaaaaaaattaaataaaatccaaGCGGTAGGAAACTCCTAACATGTAGAAATTATTTCCTCTTTCAACTCCTACCATTAACGCTACCACATGGTAAAATGAAATCTTTTACCTAAGGTCTCCATCAAAGTTGGAATAAATACACAATCAAGACAATTATCAAATGAAAACTATCGTAATTAACTAATTCTCCTAAATAAATGATCCATTAAAATAATCCTTTATTAAGTGTAAATGACCCTTTGACCTTTTAGTAATCAAATTCTTAGTTGTATTTTTCTCTTCTAGGCATCTTATTTCTAAGCATAAGGAACAATTATTGGATTTGACGGGATCCAATCCATGATGTTGACTTACAGATTATAATTAGATTATAATTAATTGGATTATtccttaataatttatttaattagccCAATCACTAAAGTCTTGATGGGCGGACTAGTGATTGTATTTCTTATTGGGTCGGTCTCATCTTTTGCTCTACCTATTAAGAATTAGGATTTGTTGTTATTATAAATAGGCACTTAGGTCTAGCCTATTTGAATGCTTATTTACATCTTCTTACACACGACGGCTTATGACAACCCTAAGAAGTACACACGGGAATCCATCTCCCCTCATAGAGCGAAAGAGATGAAGATCGAGTCTTCAATGATGTCGGTGCTCAACACAGGTAATTCTTATTCTCTAAATTTGTTCATATACTTGATAAGATCTGTTTTACAGTAGAAATCTTGATTATGGGATCAAGCTTATGTCACGTTCTACCTTCTTAAGTTAAATCTAACATTTGGTATCAGATCAAAGGTTGATTCAAGTATATGAATTGAGATAATACGTTATTACCTATCAACATGTTATATCTAGTCGTTTGATGCCTTATAACGAATTACGAAGGTAAGTAAATAACTTATATTCATAATGAAGAATATATTTCAATCTCGTTTGTTTGAATCTAAATTAATTGCGATTTTAGTCTTAAAACGACGGGCATGCATTAATTGTGATTTGCATGTAATAAATTTCTTTTACTAAGCATGAGTGTTTGTTTTGAATggtaattgatcctgtccgaatcgctgaatcaacggacgctgggcacgtggcgctctccaagttgctgacgtagatctccgaccagtcgtatggagctccggtgaacctgcaaaaaagtcgggccgggaaggggttcccggtgacaatcctccgacgctcaagtcaggcaagtggacaacaaagaaatgGCTCCGACTCtcctagaatgcgtacctccggcgaagtgtgaggctccttatatagagctgggaaggagccCACGCACACacaccgaggcgaatacgtgtcctcagcccatacctcagtatgggcttgtcagaaaagcttacctgacaccatactgctacagtccgagcatgtctctgatgggacagcggaaccctctgtcataagatcctgcgtatggcctgctcgtcgaacatacccgctgtcagaagatgttcccttgtctttTTGTCTCCTTACTTCATGATGAGCGTCCGGTCGGTCGGCAGTTCCATCACGTCCGGTCGGCCGTATGCGccggtccgctcgggagattcccggtagtgtgctccgtggactgttcgcagtattgctactttatgccttcggccgagcgagccacccgctcggccatacgacctTGTTCAACATGAGCATCGGAACCCGACTCCCGCCGAGGTGCCTTTGCTTTCCGATCGGCCAGTCGGTCCACCCTTCTCCGATAGTCCTTTTAActttttgacctccacgtggcgttgacttctcgGAACGGGGGTCCCCTATTCTTACCGCCGAATCAGTAATATAATTATGTCTCAAAACAAATATTTGATAGCAATTAATGACATAATTAATTGCTAAATATAAATCAATGTTGAATAAGTTATTTCTACATATGATTTATTCATGATATGACTGTCATAATTATCAATGTTGTTATAGCATATGTCATTAGTTGTCATATTAATTGTCATGttatttattaagataaataTCTTATGTGATTAATGTGCTTTTGATAAATCATTTATTTCGTCATCTCGTTATTTAAGGCATTAACGTGTTATGatattcttaattaattttaaatcataattattattttcatgtATATAATTATGGTACGTACGATTGAAAGCGtgacataaatatattaaatttaatgcGAGACTCTTAtttattttcatgataagtcgACCCAATGGAAGATTTATCAATTTAATAAATAGGAATATCGAAACCACACTTATGTTACAttcttatattaaaattaataattgaccCAAccgaaaattattattttaattactgAATGGAATTtattatagtatgaatttatctTCTGTGGGGTGAATTCAACTATAATTATGCTAAAGTTTTTATCGAAAAaatttatgtgcatttattacAGTCGACCCAACGAAAAGTTATAATATTTTGCTATTTTTTGatggaaaacttatgtttaattttctataATACTTTAGTATTAACGCACAATTTAATCGTAGTTCTAAGTCAATTCTACCCAACGGTGATTTGAAATTAGTTCTATGATTAAGTCACCAAGGAAAGGTTGAAAAGAGCAAGATAAGAGGTCACCAAGGAAAGGTTTAGACCAGGTAGGGGGGTCACTACACGTATGACAGACAGAGATCGACCGAACGTAATAAACTGACCGAACATATGAGTTTGGTAAGACATGTTCGACCGGGCTCCATAGACAGGCCGAGCACTAAGGCATTTATTCCCGCACGATCCTTAGCATACGGCTGACTAAGGGGAGACCGACTAGGTGAAAAGGCTTATATACGTCCGACTGATTAATCTCGATCGGCAAGGTATGCTCGACCAGGCTCTATAGACCGGCCGAGCACTGAGGTATTTAGTCCCGCACGATCCTTAGCATACGGCTGACTAAGGGGAGACCGACCAGGGGAGAAGGCTTATATACGCCCGACTGATTAATCTTGGTTGGCAGGGCATGCTCGACCGGGCTCCATAGACCGACTGAGCACTGAGGCATTTAGTCCCGCACGATCCTTAGCATAAGACTGACTAAGGGGAGACCGACCAGGGGAGAAGGCTTATATACATCCGACTGAttaatctcggtcgataaggCATACTCGACCGGGCTCCATAGACCGGTCGAGCACTAAGGTATTTTGTCTTGCACAATCCTGGGCATATGGTCAACCGAGGAAGAGTCTACTGGGTACCAGTGCTTGTATACGCCCGACTGGATAATCTCGGTCGATAAAGTAGAACCAGACGGGTTTAATAGACTGGCCGAACATGGAAAGAAGATTAAACATAAAGGTCTCCAACCTTGCACGGTTTCCTGACATATTTATAAATAGTAGAGTCATCATCGGGTATAAATAACTAATCAAGTATAGAATACCAGACGAGACTAGTACAACAAAAGATACCCCTCACATACAGAATAGCCTTATGTGGTTAACCATATGAATGTAACAGGTGAATTACAAGAATATGTTATCATATgatatctttattaatttggcgGCAAATAGCTTCTAGAATTTTTCAcaggtatgctaaacgacaaaaaaggtacatctggggtaagaaaaagattccttaaactattattgcagttTTAGTTTACGTaatctcttaacaaactttaataaaccggggtccacctcatgactgtggaggttagataacgtggaataaaaaggggaatcctctctacGGGCCAGGTATACAAACATAGGCATTGCATCACAATCAAACCttaattttcatcttcttccacacTGTTTCCCTTGTTTCTCgccggagactaacttgagcgtcggagggcctagccagaaattcccaccccggtcttaggtcactaacgctttattGGTTGATCTCATTGTGTGTAGGGAGAGGAGATCATTCACTAGATTGCCGAGACTTGGTCGATCTACGGAGGCATCTCACCGGAGTTTATTTTTGCGAGGTACTGTTCATAGATCCACTTTGATTTTCTCGGGTCTATCATTCTGCACTTAGGCTCTTGTGAGGTCCgctgtggttttctcggatcctccCTTACTCGTCTGCATTAGAGTTATTATTGATCACCGCTCATTGTCGCCCAGTATTTCATCTCGTAAGctctcagacatgatcaaatgCATTTTTTGCGAATCTGTGGGAGCAAATTTATCATTCTCGTACTGTATGTGGAAGATATTTTACTTGTCTATAATGATTTAGGCATGTTACGAGAGACAAAAGATTTTCTATCAagtaaatttga from Zingiber officinale cultivar Zhangliang chromosome 4A, Zo_v1.1, whole genome shotgun sequence includes the following:
- the LOC121972880 gene encoding bifunctional phosphatase IMPL2, chloroplastic-like — its product is MLFNVISSRRISGIIDQPILRERWVGVDGRRTTMNGEATSTGACSKLSQAYLYITSPHLFSGDAEKVLWLVRNKVKVPLYGCDCYAYALLAWDFVDLVIESGLKHYDVLSLVPVIEDAGGSITNWKGLDVQWDATLISHPASFNVIVAGDSNIHKQALDEYYSGSKLDR